The Lysobacter panacisoli genome includes a window with the following:
- the tsaE gene encoding tRNA (adenosine(37)-N6)-threonylcarbamoyltransferase complex ATPase subunit type 1 TsaE, whose amino-acid sequence MSERWLPDADATDALGQALARTRPANAVVHLHGDLGAGKSTLARALLRALGVQGAIRSPTYTLVERYPLNDGGEAWHLDLYRIADAGELEFLGLDGAEVRLWLVEWPERGAGQLPRPDLTVELAMRGTGRVARLVAGSEAGRSWVERATAAHGVAADS is encoded by the coding sequence ATGAGCGAACGCTGGCTGCCCGATGCCGATGCAACCGATGCGCTGGGACAGGCGCTTGCACGCACGCGTCCGGCGAATGCGGTCGTGCATCTGCATGGCGATCTTGGTGCGGGCAAGTCGACGCTTGCGCGCGCGCTGTTGCGCGCACTCGGCGTGCAGGGTGCGATTCGCAGTCCGACGTACACGCTGGTCGAACGCTATCCGCTCAACGACGGCGGCGAAGCGTGGCATCTCGATCTGTACCGCATCGCCGACGCGGGCGAACTCGAATTCCTTGGGCTCGATGGCGCGGAAGTGCGGTTGTGGCTGGTCGAATGGCCCGAGCGCGGGGCAGGGCAGCTGCCCAGGCCGGACCTTACCGTCGAGCTGGCGATGCGTGGCACCGGCCGCGTGGCGCGCCTCGTGGCGGGGTCGGAGGCCGGCCGGAGCTGGGTCGAACGGGCCACCGCCGCCCACGGAGTTGCGGCCGACTCCTGA
- a CDS encoding N-acetylmuramoyl-L-alanine amidase has protein sequence MRVKAATVQKFLLGLALLAALAWNLAHASEIKGLELSDGATGTRAEIALDRDAAFKVINLKGPDRLVIDLPASSLSRQFRIPTAIGVIKSIRTGEPAPGTARIVFDLAQPVAVLKPRIEQSGDGARLVLEWPGDGASSAPIAAAPAAATPTTAPAVVAPAPATTPVQTPTPAETAAASSAATTRLITEIVARNGNAPATETVAPAPAQAVPATTAGASTQTSTPASAAPVAATVVPAAKPPVATTIATGVPTRIATGQPTPMPGASVVATAPATSATDGAITAAAPAKAIKDMRGRGMRPLVIAIDAGHGGQDPGALGPSGKREKDVTLAIARELARQINATPGLKAYLTRDNDVFIPLPRRAQLARQAKADMFISIHADAAENRSARGSSVYVLSLKGASSQRARWLADKENSSDLIGGVRLEQTSNTLASVLLDLTQSGHMKASEDAASHVLDGLKRVGANHKPNIERANFAVLRTSDMPAMLVETAFISNPDEERRLMDPAHQRNLARAVLDGVNTYFIRQPPPGTLYAARADAQYAASDAGIGGGSL, from the coding sequence ATGCGCGTCAAGGCCGCCACCGTCCAGAAGTTTCTGCTCGGCCTCGCGCTGCTGGCGGCCCTCGCGTGGAATCTCGCCCACGCCAGTGAAATCAAGGGCTTGGAGCTGAGCGACGGAGCTACGGGTACCCGCGCCGAAATCGCCCTCGACCGCGACGCCGCCTTCAAGGTCATCAACCTCAAGGGACCGGACCGTCTGGTGATCGACCTGCCGGCATCCAGCCTGTCCCGCCAGTTCCGCATTCCGACCGCGATCGGCGTGATCAAGTCGATCCGCACCGGCGAGCCGGCACCCGGTACCGCGCGCATCGTGTTCGACCTGGCCCAGCCGGTCGCCGTGCTGAAGCCGCGCATCGAGCAGTCCGGCGACGGCGCACGCCTGGTGCTCGAATGGCCGGGCGACGGTGCGTCCTCGGCGCCGATCGCTGCCGCACCTGCCGCTGCGACGCCGACGACCGCACCCGCTGTTGTCGCTCCCGCTCCGGCCACGACGCCCGTCCAAACGCCCACGCCCGCGGAAACCGCTGCGGCGTCTTCGGCCGCCACGACGCGCCTGATCACCGAGATCGTCGCCCGCAACGGCAACGCCCCGGCCACCGAGACCGTCGCGCCAGCACCGGCTCAGGCCGTTCCGGCGACGACTGCCGGCGCGTCCACGCAGACATCGACGCCCGCGAGCGCTGCTCCGGTCGCCGCGACCGTCGTGCCCGCTGCCAAGCCACCGGTCGCGACCACCATTGCGACCGGCGTTCCGACCCGCATCGCCACCGGACAGCCCACGCCGATGCCGGGCGCGAGCGTCGTGGCCACTGCTCCGGCCACGTCGGCGACCGACGGCGCGATCACAGCGGCGGCTCCGGCCAAGGCAATCAAGGACATGCGCGGCCGCGGCATGCGCCCGCTGGTGATCGCCATCGACGCGGGCCACGGTGGCCAGGATCCGGGTGCGCTCGGCCCGAGCGGCAAGCGCGAGAAGGACGTGACCCTCGCGATCGCGCGTGAGCTCGCCCGCCAGATCAATGCCACGCCTGGCCTGAAGGCCTACCTGACCCGCGACAACGACGTGTTCATCCCGCTGCCGCGTCGCGCCCAGCTGGCGCGCCAGGCCAAGGCCGACATGTTCATCTCGATCCATGCCGACGCGGCCGAGAACCGCTCCGCGCGCGGCTCGTCGGTGTACGTGCTGTCGCTCAAGGGTGCGTCGTCGCAGCGCGCGCGCTGGCTGGCCGACAAGGAAAACTCGTCCGACCTGATCGGCGGCGTGCGGCTGGAACAGACCAGCAACACGCTGGCGTCGGTGCTGCTCGACCTGACCCAGAGCGGCCACATGAAGGCCTCCGAGGACGCGGCGTCGCACGTGCTGGACGGCCTCAAGCGCGTCGGTGCGAACCACAAGCCGAACATCGAGCGCGCCAACTTCGCCGTGCTGCGCACCTCGGACATGCCGGCGATGCTGGTCGAGACCGCCTTCATCTCCAATCCGGACGAAGAACGCCGTCTGATGGACCCCGCGCACCAGCGCAACCTGGCGCGCGCGGTGCTCGACGGCGTCAACACCTACTTCATCCGCCAACCGCCGCCGGGCACGTTGTACGCCGCGCGCGCCGACGCGCAGTACGCCGCGTCCGACGCGGGCATCGGCGGCGGAAGCCTCTGA